The stretch of DNA TCAGGGCCAAGTCAAAGATGCCGCCGGCAATTGCCAGTAAAATCTGGCTCATCGAAGAAACCCCGCGGTCAACTCTGCGGGGTCTCTGTGCCGTTCCTTCAACTGCGCTTCCGTTTTTACCTATGAACGAGAGCGGCACCCGCTACCAAGGATCGATGCGAGGAAGGCCGAGATGGAGCGGTTTTCTGACAGCTATAAGGGCGAGCCGTCGCGTGAACATCCGAGTTAGACAGGATGTGGCGGAGTCGATCGCCTAAACTGCGGTGGGCCTCTCACTGTCTTTCTCCGGAATTCGATTGTGGCCAGGTTCTTCGCGATCAGGCACGAGGTTTTAGGGTATTCGACACGTTTTTTGCGTCCTGCTCAGCATCATCGGTGTCGCTCAAAGGACCGCTAGCCGAAGCGAAAATACTTCTGGAACATTCGGGTGAAGCGGGAGTTGGGAGCGCATTCAAAGAACGGTGAAAAAAATCTCTGGAGGCTTCTACCATGTCCCAACCATCCATCTCCCGCCTGCCGGGCGATACTCCGTATGCGGTTAACCCGGTAGACCCGCGTATTACGGCCACCATCAACAAGATATCATGGGGTGCAGTGTTCGCCGGCGTCGTTCTCGCACTCGCGGCCCAGTTCCTGCTTAATCTTCTCGGTGTCGGGATTGGCGCTGCAGTTCTCGACCCTACCACGTCGGACAATCCTACAGCGACCAGTTTCTCCATCATGGGGGGCCTCTGGTTCGTCGTTTCCGGCATCGTCGCCTCGTTTATCGGCGCATATGCTGCAAGCCGGCTGTCCGGCCGTCCCAGCAAGTCCACAGGCGGTTTCCACGGCATCACCTCCTGGGCCGTTACGACGCTAGTCATTCTCTACCTCCTGACCACCTCGGTTGGCGCACTCGTCGGCGGCGCCTTCAGCGGCCTTTCGAGCGTGGTCGGCGGTGTCGGCAAGACTGCAGCAACTGCGGCGACCACCGGAGCGTCTTCGATTGCCGCAGCAACCGATCCGATGGCCGATATCGAACGGCAAATTCGCGAGGCCAGCGGTGGCTCCGACCCGCAAGCCCTTCAAGCGGCGGCAGTCACGGCGATGAAAGCCGTGGCAACGGGCGACCCGAGCAAGGTCAAGGACGCCAAGGCACGGGCCGCCGATGCTCTGGCGAAAGCTCAGAATATCCCTGTCGACCAGGCGCGGGCGAAGGTGGATGAATACGAGGCAAACTACAGGGCATCCGTCGATCAGGCAAAGCAGCAGGCTTTGGCGGCGGCAGAAACCACGACGAAGGTCGTGTCCAGCGGCGCCCTGCTCGGCTTCGTCGCACTCGTTCTCGGCGTGATTGCAGCTTGGTTCGGGGGGGTAGCTGGCACGAAACCAGGCCCCATCCTTGAAGAATATACACGCGGCCGAAACCTATAGTCATCTCAACACGAGGAACACGAACATGGCAGAACCTAAAAATCTTAGCGATCTCCTTTATGAGACCCTCATGGACATGTACTTCGCGGAAAAGCGGATACTGACGGCCCTGCCCGAGATGGCTGAAGCCGCGCAATCGCCTGATCTCAAGGAGGCATTCGAAACACATCTCGGTCAGAGCGAAGATCACGTAGCGCGCCTCGAACAGGCCTTCGAACTGATAGGCAAGCCAGCGCAGCCGAAGACCTGCAATGCCATCCTCGGCATCATCGAGGATGGCAAGGAAGT from Rhizobium sp. 007 encodes:
- a CDS encoding PhnA-like protein, which gives rise to MSQPSISRLPGDTPYAVNPVDPRITATINKISWGAVFAGVVLALAAQFLLNLLGVGIGAAVLDPTTSDNPTATSFSIMGGLWFVVSGIVASFIGAYAASRLSGRPSKSTGGFHGITSWAVTTLVILYLLTTSVGALVGGAFSGLSSVVGGVGKTAATAATTGASSIAAATDPMADIERQIREASGGSDPQALQAAAVTAMKAVATGDPSKVKDAKARAADALAKAQNIPVDQARAKVDEYEANYRASVDQAKQQALAAAETTTKVVSSGALLGFVALVLGVIAAWFGGVAGTKPGPILEEYTRGRNL
- a CDS encoding ferritin-like domain-containing protein, yielding MAEPKNLSDLLYETLMDMYFAEKRILTALPEMAEAAQSPDLKEAFETHLGQSEDHVARLEQAFELIGKPAQPKTCNAILGIIEDGKEVMEAFKGTAALDPGLLAAAQAVEHYEISRYGTMVTWAETLGLDDVADLLAETLDEEETTDERLTEIAKATVNAQAA